The Herbaspirillum sp. DW155 genomic interval AGCGGCTTGGCCACCCGCATGAGCGGCTTGAGGATGAAGCTGGTGAACAGCGCAATACGCTCGGGATGGGTGGCGCCGATGACCTTGGGCACGATCTCGGCAAAGACGATCAGCAGGGCCGCCACGAAGGCGGTCGCGGCCGTGATGACGCGCTGGTGGTTGCCGAAGGCGGCGATGGCCAGAGCGGTCACCAGCGCCGTGGCCAGCGCATTGATGACGGTATTGGCGATGAGGATCAGCGAGAGCAGCCGTTCAGTGCGGTCCAGCAGCCACAGGATGGTGACGGCGGCACGGTTGCCCTGTTTGGCCAGGTGCCGCAGGCGATGGCGGTTGGCGGCCATCAGCGCCGTCTCGGTCATGGAAAAGAAGGCCGAGAGCAGGATCAGGATCAGGAGTGCAAGAGCTTGCACCCATATGGGTACGGTATCCAAACGTTGCCGTCAGTGGGTTGCCCTCACGCACGGGAGGGAGTCGGCGGGCCTGTTTGCTTGTCGTCATGACAGCAAGGCAGGGCGGCCAGCGAGCGCCAAAGTCTAGACGATGGGGGCGTATCCCGCAAGCCGGTGCCGCGTGGGCACCTGACTTGCTCTTCAGTAACCCCGTACACGATTGTACAAATGCGGTGGCGGTAGGCCGCCCAGCATGGCCGCAATCGCCACGGCCGCCTGCCGCGCACGTTCGCGGCGTGAGGGCGTGGCCGCGGCATGCGGCGTGACCAGCACGCGCGGATGGTGCCAGACGGCGGCGTCGGCGGGCAAGGGTTCTTCGTCGAACACGTCCAGCACGGCACCGGACAAGTGTCCACTGTCGAGCGCGGCCAGCAGGTCGGGCAGGCAGACGTGGCTGCCGCGTCCGACGTTGATGAGCGCTGCGCCGCGTGGCAACTGGCGCAGCAGATCGGCATCGATGAGGTGGCGGGTATCGGGGGTCTCTGGCAACAGGCAGATCAGGATATCGGTGCGGGCCAGGAAATGAGGCAACGCATCGGTTCCGGCAAAGCAGGCCAGGCCCGTTTCGCTGCGCGGCGAGCGCGCCCAGCCGGCCGTCTCGAAACCGATCGCTGCGTGCATGCGCGCCGTTGACAAGCCCAGCGCACCCAGACCGAGCACGCCCACGCGGGTTTCGCGCGCGGTGCGCGGCGTGGAGAATTCGCGCCATTCCGCCCGCGCCTGCTGGGCGATGATGCGCGGCATGTCCTTCAACAGCATCAGGCTGCTCATGAGCGTGAATTCAGCCATGCGCTGCTGGGTCTCGGGCGTGACCATGCGCACGATGGGCAGGTCCGGCAGGTGCGGATCGGCCAGGATGTGATCGACCCCGGCGGCCGCGCTGATGATGGCCTTCAGATTTGGAAACTGCGCCAGCCGGCCCGCTTCGGGCTGCCAGACCAGCACGAAGTGCACGCGCCCGGGATCGACCTCGGGATCATCCCAGGCGCGCACTTCCAGCCCCAGCCCGGGCGCGAACTCATGGAAGCTGGCGCGCCATTCGGGCAGGGCAGCAGCACCGCCCGACTTGACCAGCAGCACCGGTGCGGCGGCAGAAGCGGAAGCGGTCATGGATGCGGCTCCACCGGATTGGCCTGGTGCATGGGCCGGCGCAAGGCCGGGTCGAAGGGATTGATCCGGCGCGACAGGGCGGCGGCTTCCCGCTGCAGCATCTGCACCACGGTCGGCAGGCGCTCCTCGGTCAGGCGCGAGGTCAGCGTGCCCACGCTCAAGGCGCCGACGATGCCGCCAGAGGCATCGAACAGGGGCACGCCCAGGCCCGCCATCCCATCCAGCAGCCCGGCCTGCCGTGCCGCGTAGCCGGTCTCGCGCACCCGTTCGATTTCGGTGCGCAGGTATACCTCGTCATAGACACCGAACTCGCGCAGGCGCGGCACGTTGTAGCGGATCACTTCTTCGCGTTCTTCTTCCGGCAGGAAGGCGAGGATGGCCAGCGCGCCCTGTCCCACGCCCAAGGCGACGCGCCCGCCGATGTCGCCGGTGAAGGCGCGGATCGGGAAGGGACCATCGACGCGATCCACGCACACCGCATCGAAGCGCGAGCGCAGCAGCAGGAAGACCGTATCGCCCAGGCTGCCGCACAGCCGCAGCAGCGCCGGCCGGCACAGGCTGCGCACATCCGACGCGTTGCCGGCACGCGCGGCCAGAGCGAACAGGTCCATGCCCAGGCGATACAGCTTGCTGCGCTCATCCTGTTCCACCACGCCTTCACCGGCCAGCGATTGCAGCAGCCGGTGCGTGGTGCCCTGGGTCAGGCCGATGGCCTTGGCCACTTGCGTCACGCGCATGCCTTGCGCTGGTGCATCGGCCAGGGCGCGCAACACCGCAAAGG includes:
- a CDS encoding glyoxylate/hydroxypyruvate reductase A; translated protein: MTASASAAAPVLLVKSGGAAALPEWRASFHEFAPGLGLEVRAWDDPEVDPGRVHFVLVWQPEAGRLAQFPNLKAIISAAAGVDHILADPHLPDLPIVRMVTPETQQRMAEFTLMSSLMLLKDMPRIIAQQARAEWREFSTPRTARETRVGVLGLGALGLSTARMHAAIGFETAGWARSPRSETGLACFAGTDALPHFLARTDILICLLPETPDTRHLIDADLLRQLPRGAALINVGRGSHVCLPDLLAALDSGHLSGAVLDVFDEEPLPADAAVWHHPRVLVTPHAAATPSRRERARQAAVAIAAMLGGLPPPHLYNRVRGY
- a CDS encoding IclR family transcriptional regulator, which gives rise to MSEHNDEATAASAPASLPVNGIQRTFAVLRALADAPAQGMRVTQVAKAIGLTQGTTHRLLQSLAGEGVVEQDERSKLYRLGMDLFALAARAGNASDVRSLCRPALLRLCGSLGDTVFLLLRSRFDAVCVDRVDGPFPIRAFTGDIGGRVALGVGQGALAILAFLPEEEREEVIRYNVPRLREFGVYDEVYLRTEIERVRETGYAARQAGLLDGMAGLGVPLFDASGGIVGALSVGTLTSRLTEERLPTVVQMLQREAAALSRRINPFDPALRRPMHQANPVEPHP